From the genome of Rhodohalobacter sp. SW132:
TACATTCGTTCGGTTCTCAGGTTCAGCGAACATTCAGAGTATTTTTAAATTTGAGTCAGTTTTTTAGTTTCTTCGATCATTTTCTTGAGTGCATCTCCGGGATTATCCTGACGCATAAACTGCTCGCCAATCAATGCGGCGTCGATCCCGTTATTGTGAAGCACTGCGAGGTCCGCTGCCGTTTTCAATCCGCTTTCAGACACTTTGATAACACTTTCTGGAGCTTTTTTCAGAAGCTCAACTCCTCTGTGCAGATCAACGGTAAACGTTTTCAGGTCCCGGTTATTTACGCCCAGAATATCAATTTCTTTCCAGTTGAGAGAATCCACTTCTTCTTCATGATAGCATTCGACCAGCGCTTCAAGGCCAAACTCTTTTGTGGCAGCCAGCAACTCAGACAGTTGTGAGCCTTCACAAATCGTTGCAATCAAAAGAACCGCATCTGCCCCGATTGCGGCCGCTTCTTTAATCTGATAGGGATCTACCAGAAAATCTTTTCTCAGCAGAGGTACCGGACTGATTTCTGCAATCTCGGCCAGGTACCTGGGTGATCCCATGAAAAACGGTTCGTCTGTAAGCACAGAAATTGCGGCAGCTCCCCCGCTGATATATTGTTCGGCTATCTTTTTCGGGTTGAAATCCTGACGGATAATTCCTTTTGACGGCGACCCTTTTTTCACTTCTGCAATGATAGAAACTTCACCTTCAACTGAAAGAGCATCGACAAGGGATCGGCGCTGTTTTTCAAATCCGGCAAACGATTCAAGTTCTTTGAGCGAAACGTCACGCTTTCTTCGGTTCAGATCATGTTGCGTTTTGTGTACAATCTCATCGAGTATACTTGCCATATTATGCCAGCCTCATTGACGCATTAATAAATTGTTCCAGTTTATTGGCCGCACTTCCAGAGCTGATACTTTCCGAAGCCATTTCTACCGCTTCTTCCAGCGTTCCGGCGGCACCGGCTGCATGAATTGCAAAAGCAGCATTTAGTTCAACAATATTTCTCTGCGCCTGTGATGCATTTCCTTTTACAATATTAATGATGATTTCCGCATTATAGTCAGCATCTCCGCCCAGAAGTTCCCTGAATTCGACTTTACTATAACCGAGACTCCCGGGATCAAAGGTCGTTGAATTCCCGCTAAGATTGGATTTGAGCTCGAATATTTCTGTTTGTGAGGACAGGCTTATTTCATCCAACCCGTCGTGAGCACTTAATGTGAACGCTGATTTTGTATCGAGGTTTGCGAGAATCTGAATCATCATCGCCGCTGCTTCTGTGCTAAACGCTCCAATCACCTGGTGCTGAACACCGGCCGGATTGAGCAGCGGTCCAAGCATATTGAAAAAGGTACGGATTTTCAACGATTTCCGGGCCGGCATCACATACTTCATTGCTGGATGAAAATTGGGAGCAAACATAAAGGCCATTCCCGTTTCTTCAAATAGTTTTTCTACTTCCGCTTTTTGCAGATGGGGAACCGCTCCAAGAGTTTCCAGCACATCATAACTTCCGCTTTTACTTGATACGCTCCGGTTGCCGTGTTTCAGAACCGGCACACCGGCACCCGCTACAACAAACATCGCTGCAGTGGAGATATTAAACGTTCCCGATTTATCTCCGCCGGTTCCGCAAAGATCAACGGCTCCGGTTGTATCTACATCCACTTTTGTTGAAGCTTCCCGCATCACCTTAACGAAAGCGGTTAGTTCTTCTAAGCTCTCCCCTTTCATTCGCATACCCACTAAAAAACCGGCAACTTCCTCATCCGAAACCATGCCGTCAACAATCATTTTCAGCGCATGAGAAGCTTCCGCTGATGTTAAATTTTCGTGTGCAGAAATTTTCTCAAGATATGTTGTAAACATTTATCGGCTAATTTGTTACGGGTTTTAACTTCAGCTACGTGAGGAAGAATTTGATCAGGTTAACGCTTTTTTATACGTCAGCTTCAGCCAGTTTTTTACAATCTTGGGACCCTCCGTAGTGAGGATACTTTCAGGATGAAACTGTATCCCCTCAATCGGAAACTCCCGGTGCCTCACTCCCATGATTACTCCGTCCGGTGTGCGGGCTGTGATCGTAAGATGATCCCCAGGTATAGAATCGGAATCAAGCGAAAGTGAATGATACCGGGTGGCTGTAAAGTTTTCATCAACAGTTTCGAAAACCGACAAACCGTCGTGTTCAATGACTGAGGTTTTTCCGTGCATCAGGCTGGGAGCATGAACTACTTTTGCTCCAAAAACCTGACCAATGGCCTGGTGACCCAGACAAACTCCCAGGATCGGAATCTCTTTTCCAAGTTCACGAATGACTGATTCTGTAATTCCGGCATCTTCCGGACGGCCCGGACCCGGTGAGATCAGAATTTTATCCGGAGCGAGATTTCGGATCTCTTCAACCGTCATGTCATCATTCCGTATCACACGGTAATCATCCGTTACCTCTGCCACGATATGCACCAGGTTATAGGTAAACGAGTCGTAGTTATCAATAATTAAAATCATACGCTTAAAATCAGGAATTGTGTTATAAGAACCTGTAACAGACGTTTTCAGTGAAATTACTTAATAATTGAAACTACGGTAAAGACCCGTAGCTGATCGGATCGGCTCCATCACCTGCTCGGCGCGTTCCCTGGCTTTGTTGCCACCTTCCCTGAGAACATCGTGAAGATAACCGGGATCAGCAGCAAGTTCTTTCCTCCGATTCCGTGCATCCGCGTAATATTCTTCAATCAGTCCCAGAAGTTCCTTTTTTGCATGGCCGTACCCATACCCGCCGCCGCGATACTTTTCGGCGATCTCTTCAATCGTATCATCATCCGCAAAAAGTTTTATGAGTGCAAACACGTTGCACGTCTCCGGGTTCTTGGGATCTTCAAGAGCTGTGGAATCGGTCTGAATCGACATCACCGTTTTCTTGAGGGATTTCCCTTCATCAAAAATATCAATAGTGTTGCCATACGATTTACTCATTTTACGTCCGTCCACTCCCGGCACCGTTGCCACCGATTTTACGATAAGTTCTTCCGGGATTTTCAAAAGATCCTGTTCATAGTTTCGGTTCAGCTTACCGGCCAGATCACGCGTAATTTCAATATTCTGTTTCTGATCTTCACCCACCGGCACAATATCGGAGTGATAGATCAGGATATCCGCAGCCTGCAGTATCGGGTATGTAAACAAACCGATATTCGGGTTGAGTCCGTTCGCTACTTTATCTTTATAGGCGACTCCTTTTTCCATCAGCGAAACGGGCGTTAATGTGCCCAGAATCCAGGCGAGCTCGGTGGTTTGTGGAACATCAGACTGGGCAAAAAAGGTACACTTTTCCGGATCAAGTCCCAGTGCCAGATAATCCAAAATAACGTCCATGGTGTAGTCAGTGAGCGTTTTACCGTCACTTACCGATGTCAGCGAGTGGTAGTTTGCCAGAAAATAGAACGCATCACCCTTATCCTGCATCGTGATATGCTGACGCATCGCACCGAAATAGTTTCCAATATGAAGTTTACCAGATGGCTGAATGCCGGATAAAATTGTTTTCTTTTGGGTCATGTAGTTGGGTATTGGGTATTAAGTAGAAAGTAGTGAGTAACTTTATTTATTTATGAATTCTTCACTGCTTTTTCTTTCTGTTTGATTCTAACCTTTATTTTGTGATTTCAAGTGCCAGGCTGAGTGCTTCTACAAGCGCACCGGCTTTACTTTTCGTTTCCTGGTACTCCGTTTCCGGATCACTATCGGCCACAATTCCCGCTCCGGCCTGAATATAGACCGAATCGCCGGTAACCACCATCGTCCGGATTGCAATGCAAGTGTCCATGTTTCCGGAAAAGTCAAAATAACCAACAGCACCGGCGTAGGGACCGCGTTTTGTTGGCTCCAGTTCATCAATAATCTGCATGGCACGAATCTTTGGAGCGCCGCTGACCGTTCCTGCTGGAAAACAGTTCTTTAATGCGTGAACGGATGTTTTTGACGGCTCAATCTCACCGACAACATCAGAAACGATATGCATCACGTGTGAAAACCGCTCGATGGATTGATTTCGCTCCAGTTTAACCGTTCCCGATTTGCAAACGCGTGACAAGTCATTTCGTCCCAGGTCAACCAGCATAATGTGTTCAGCTATCTCTTTGGGATCTTTTTTCAGATCATCCTCAAGCTGCAGATCCTCTTCATGAGATTTACCGCGCGGACGCGTTCCGGCAATCGGCAGCAGACGAACCTCGCTTTCCGTAACACGAACAAGCACTTCCGGGGAAGATCCAACCAGTGAAAAATCGCCAAAATCGAGAAAGAAAAGGTACGGTGATGGATTTACCATTCGCAATGCGCGATAGAGCGTAAAACGATCGCCCTCAAACGGGACTTCAAAACGCTGAGAAAGAACAACCTGGAAGATGTCTCCTTCATAAATATATTCTTTGGCCCGTTTCACCATGGAGTGGAACCGGTCACGCTCTACATTGCTGCTCAGTTTATCCGCATCAAGATGAAACGGTTTAGATTTTGGGCGTGCCGCTGTCGCTGACTGCTCCATTCTGTCCAGCGATTCCTGGGCAGATTCGTAAGCTTTTTCGAGATCGGTTTCTTCATCCACAAATACCGTCTTCATCAGAACCACCTGCTGTTTCACATGATCAAATGCGAAAACTTCGTCGTAAAATGACCAGATTGCCTCGGGCAATGCGACGTCATTTTCAGGTGGATTTGGCAGATGCTCCACCTCGCGAATAGTATCATATGAAGAGAAGCCAACAGCGCCGCCGGTCAGACGGGGAAGTTCCGGAATCTGAGGTTCGGAATGCTGTGTGGTGAGGCGTTCCAGGGCATCAAAATAGTTCTCATTCAGAAGTACCGGCTCGTTGTCTTTTTGCTGAAGCGTGACCGATTCGCCATCAAAACGGAGAATCTGGTAGGGATTTTTTCCCAGGAATGAGTAGCGGGCAAGACGTTCACCGCCCTCCACAGATTCAAACAAAAATGGGTATTTAGCATCGTTACTGATCGTTAAAAACAGAGATACCGGGGTAAGAATATCGGCCAGCATCCGTCGCGAAACGGGGATTGCCGAATACGATTCAGCCAGCTCCTTAAATGTGTTAAACGTCATATAAATCCATAAAAAAACCCGCTTCAGATTACTGCAGCGGGTTTTGATTTCATTTCAATTCGAATGTTCAGCTCATAGCCTTTCCACTGCCAAATATGTGAGATTCGGCCACCACCAGCTGATATTTTTAGCATCGTTTAATTTCATCACGAAGAAACTAATTGATCTCCCGTTCAAAAGCAACGGGATTTATCTCGAAAATAACAAGGGAATTAGATATGGTATTTCTGAAGACTCAAAGTTTTGCACAGCAGTTCAATCGAAAGGGCTTTATGGTTTTGAACTGGAGGAAGTGCCATGAGAAATACCATATCTTTTGGCTTGACGTAGTTATCGGGCTTGTAATTCATCGGACGAAAAAATCAATCGTCCGAGGAAGTCTCCGTACAGGGCATTCATCGGATGAAGCGAATTCATCCGATGAAGATTTCCGAACCATGCGCCGTAGGTGCATTATATTTGTAGAAACGTTATACGGTCCAAATATACAGACGCCGAGGCGATGAGTGATGCAAGGTGAATAAAACTATCGAGGCGTAACGGGAGCAGTTAATTCAAGTTCGTTACATCAATACCCTGTAGATATGGTATTTCTGAAGACTCAAAGTTGTGCACAGTGATTCATTCGGAAGGGCTTTATGGTTTTGGACTGGATTGAGTGCCTTGAGAAATACCATATCTCTTCCTCCGGATGGTTTATTTCAATTCTATCAGCCATTTCAGGGGATCTTGGCCGTCGGGTTTCCACCAGATCGGTGGATTCTGGGCATCTCTCATTAGTTCCGGTTCAACCGGGGCGTTCTCTATTTTAGCTGATGGATCTGTAACGTAAACCGTTTGCAATCTCTGGCGATACTTGTTTGCAAGTTCAGCGGCCTTGTTGCGGTCGCCCTGAACCCAGTGCAGGATGAACGGCTCCGTCGGTTCATGTTCGGTCTCTTCAATTAAAAAATCATCCAGCCAGGCTTGCTCAATTCCGGCCGCTTTGTTGTATGCATAGCGGTAATAAAGCGATCCCGATGGTTTTTCGTGCTGCGGATTTTTCAGCCAGAACGATTCCACATAATCGGTGAATTCACACTTGCTGCTGTTCAGCGAAAATGGAGCCACAACCATTGCCACCGACCTGCACCCTTTCCCGCCATACCGAAACACCGCATCCGCAAGGTGATGCATCGTCTCGCTGCTATTATCTTCAATACAGGCGATTGAAAAGTGGGCGGTTCGCATCAATTGTGGAGTTTTATTATCTGCAATATCAAGCTCTGACAGTTTTTCAAGCAGATCGTCAACTGAATGTACCGATCCGGAAAAAAGAAGTGCATCTGCCCTCTCCCCTTTCAGGTCCGGCAGTTCCACTGACCAGCGTCCCGATATCAGCCCGTCATTTTTTAAACTATTGAGCAGCGTTTGCGGCAGGTACGGATCTTTCCTCGAGATTTTCCCAATGTAGTGATGACCACTTAGTGCCACTGCAAGGATATCCTGCACACCTACCAGCGGAAGATTTCCCGCATGCAGACAGAGCACTTTTTTTTTCTCTGATATCCATTCTGTGTGGTTAGCCTGCTCTGCCCATCGAATCAGTTCCCCTCGTTTAATTGATTTTTTGAGGGCCTGAATTTGATATTTGATATCGGGAAAACTAAAAAACCCTTCCTTCACACTTCGGTCAATCGCTTCCCTGAGATGATCATTTCCCGGTGATAGCCATCGATCGATCGCATCCTGAAGTTTATTAATTCTCTGTTTAATCTGCAGATTCATCACACCTCCCGATCGATCAAAAAATTGCATCCGCGAAGTTCTGCGGTTTGCCAGCGTCCAAGCACGGAAAGATTTCCATCCATATCAATCACCCCGCGATCTTCGGTCAGTATAAACGGACAACTATAGATATTTGCAAGATCGATAATCCCGATTTTCCCTTCAAACTCTGGTGCACATTCATCAAACGGATCTTCTGGATTCCTGACTGATGCGTTCATCCAATGCGGTGTTTTGAACGTTTCACCCCCGATGGCGTACATTTGGCTCAGCAGTTCGCACATTCCATATTCGGAATGTATCTGCATAAGGTCCGTACCGAATCCATCTGAAAGACGCTGCCTGAGTTCGTCTTTACTCATCTCCCGCCGGTGCGTTTTCATCCCGCCGGTCTCGATAATGTGTGCTGATTTTGGGAGTTTCGCTGAACCGGCTTCAATCAGATCAAGCAGCCCGAATGCGGCTCCAAAAAGGATCAGCGTGTGATCTTTATCCAGTGCGGATTCTATAGTTTCGGTAGTCAGCGGTTCATCAAGCGGCAGGAACCGGCTTCTGCCCGAAAAATCTTGTTTGATCAGGTAGTTCAGCATCCATAAAAGTGAGGAATCTGGATTATCAGCGTAGCCCGGGGTGTAGCACAGAATGGTGCTCCTATCCAAATTGAAATGCTTATTGAAGCCTTCCGTGATCGATTTTCTGTACAGATCCAAATCGGCTACAGGATGCGTGCTGCGGTTCATCGTGCCGGTCCCGGAGCTTTTAAATATCACTTCCGGTTGTTTTCCATCAACAATTAAATTCATCTCCTTAAAAGCACGAATCGGCATCAAAGGAATTTCGGAAATGCGGCGAGGCTCCTTATTTCCGGAAATAAAATGACTGGCAAAAGTGGCATACGCCGGGTTGTGCTCCCGCTGGTAATTGAAAGCAAATATCGCACGTTCCAGAAACGAACGTGACTCATCAAACAGCACAGAGATGATCTTTTGCGTTTTTCTCTCCATCAGGATTCCGTTTCACAATCAATAGAAAGTGTGCCGGTGTAAATTCCCCTGAGATCACTCTCTTTCTTTTCCGCCTGCAATGTACCGCCGACGCGGATATAAAGTGTGCCTGATTCCGGAATTGTTATTTCATTACAGGCTGACGGGGAGATCATCTCCATCGTATCCGGAATTTGATCCTCACCTGCAATAAACCGATAGTCTGTTAAAATCGCGCGTTCACTGAATTGATTATTCAGATCTGTCTCCAGGGGTATCCTAAACGTAAATTCACTGTATGGTGTGCCGGAGATCACAATCAGTCCGCTCTGTTCATCAAATGGAGTAAGATCCACCTCATTTACCGATTCGCTCTCGTTGATGGCGATCATCACATCAACTGATTCCACAGAAACAGACGGCAGAACTGTTGCCATAAATTTCATGCGGGTATCTTCGTGTGCGGTTTGCGCCACTGTAATACCAGGCATCGAAATAATCAGAATTGCAAAAAATATGAGTCGCTTCATTATAGCGTTGCGGTCCAAAGTTGAGAAGGTGTGAGGATGTATGCCCGGCTCCCGCGGATGGCCAGGTCTGATGCGGACTGAACCGGTTCCCCGATCGTAAACGTCGCTACCAGGCTGCCCCGTTGATTTTTCTGAACGATTCTGTCGTTGTAAAGCGACCAGATATGCTGATCTGTCCCGAAAATAGCAAGGGCTCCTGCAAAACCGCTTATAAAATTCAGATAGCTTCCATCGCTCCGAAACCGGTGAATTACCCCATTATGGGCATCAAATAGCAATAATTCTGGACCCGATATTTTCATTTGATCCACGCTCCTGATTCCATGCTGACGCAAATTTATTTCGCCTGACTGATTTCCGTTGTTATCAAACACAAATATTTTAAACCGCTCGGAATCGTAAACATACAGATCGTTCGTGCGAGATACGGTCAGAGCCACAGGCCTCAATCTCGATTCTCCGTCAATAATATCAGCGGAGATCGTGGAGAGATACTGATGCCGGCGGTCGAACATCTGAACGCGTTCGTTGTTTTGATCGGCGACATAAATTTTAAGCCCGTTTGTGGCATTCACCGACACCGGCCTGTCGAACCGGTAATCACTTCTGCCCTGGCTGCCGACCGAATCGATGCGTGTCCCCAGCCGGTTGAGCTTCAGTAAACGGTGTTTTCCTCGTTCTGTGATGTAGATTTCACCGGAAGGAATAATGCTGATAGAGGTGGCTCCATCCAAATTTCCGCCAATGGGATGTAGCTGCACGGAGGTGTCGCGCGGCTCTGCGATCAGGCCAGCGGCAAACATTCCTATAAAGAGTAGATTAAGCAAGCTTTTTCAGACCTTTTTTACCGATATCCCTTCGATAATAACAATCTTTGAACGTAACCTTTTCCACATTCGTATAGGCGTGATCGATCGCCTGTTTTAGTGTTTTCCCGCGGCCAACAACGTTCAGAACACGTCCGCCATTGGTTACAAGCTTGCCGTCTTTATTCGCTGTACCGGCATGAAATAACAGGGCACGATCATCCATCTGGTCCGCTCCGCTGATTTCCAGTCCTTTTTTATACGGCCCGGGATATCCTCCGCTTGCCAAAACAACGGTACAAAAGTAATCGCTGTGGATCACAAGTTCCGGCTCAGTATCAATTTCTCCCCGTGTTGCGGAAATCATCAGTTTAAGCAGGTCGTTTTTCAGAGGCGGTAATATTACCTGGCACTCCGGATCACCAAATCTGCAGTTATATTCCACCACTTTTGGGCCATCTTCTGTCATCATCAGCCCGATATACAGGATTCCTTTATATGGATGTCCTGAAGCTTTCATCCCCTCAATCGTGGGACGTGTGATCTCATCATCGATTCTTTGTTTGAGTGAATCGGTTACAAGCGGAGCGGGTGCGTAGGCTCCCATACCGCCGGTATTCAAACCGGTATCTCCTTCTCCGATTCGTTTATGATCCTGCGCGTTGTGGATCACCCGAAACGATTCGCCGTCTGATATCACAAAAACGGACGCCTCTTCTCCTTCCATAAACTCTTCAACAACCAGTGTGGCTGCGGCAGATTTCAGGTTTTCATCCTCAGAAAGCTGAGAAAGCCGTTTCTCTACTTCCTGCTGATTTTCGCAGATGAACACACCTTTTCCGCCTGCCAGACCATCTGCTTTCAGCACAACCGGGTACCGGTTTTTTTGTTTGATGTATTCAGAAGCCTTATCAAACTGGTCGATCTCAAATGTTTGATAATCTGCTGTTGGAATTCCGTATTGCTTCATGAACTCCTTCGCAAACGACTTACTCCCCTCAAGCTGTGCCGCAGCGGCTGACGGGCCAAATACGGGGATTCCTTTTTCGGAAAGAGTATCTTCAATACCATCAACCAGCGGCTGTTCCGGCCCAACGATGACGAGCTCAATGCCGAGCTCCTTCACTTTTTTCTCAACGGTTACAAAATCGTCTGTATCGAGTGAAATATTGGTGCCGTACGGCTCGGTGCCAGGATTTCCCGGAGCGATATAGAGAGTATCAAGCAGCTCAGATCGTGATAATTTCCAGGCGATGGCACTTTCACGCCCACCGCTTCCTATCAGCAAAACATTGATTTTTTCCATTATTTAGAAAGGGATTCTGCAATCTCGATTAGTTCAGAAAAGGAATCTGCCTTCAGGCTCGCCCCGCCGATCAATCCGCCATCCACATCATCCTGAGACAGCAGCTCTTCTGCGTTGGCCGGTTTCATACTGCCGCCATACAGAATCCGGACATTTTTGCTTGCCGTTTCATCCCATCGATCCGCCACAACAGAACGGATATAGTTGTGCATTTCCTGCGCCTGTTCAGGTGATGCGGTTTCACCCGTTCCAATCGCCCAAACCGGCTCATAAGCAATTACAAAGTTTTTGGAATCTGAGCTGTCGATTGCGCTGAGCACTCCGTCGAGCTGTTTTTTCACCACTTTCTGCTGAGATCCATCTTTTCTCTCTTCCAGTTTTTCACCAACACATACAATAGCACGAAGGCCGTCGGCAATCACTTTTTTAGCTTTTGATGCTACCAGCTCATCGGTCTCGCCAAAATATTCGCGCCGTTCGGAGTGGCCGATAATCACATACTTACAGCCGGCATCTTTCACCATGGGTGTGCTGATTTCACCGGTAAACGCTCCGCTATCTTCAGTGTGTACATTCTGAACAGATACGGCGATATCCGTTCCCTTCAGCGCATCCACTACGGCGGGAACTGAAATGGCGGTCGGTGAAACCACCACATCATTCGAAAACGAGCCTGATGGCCATTTTTTTGAAAGTTCACCGGCCAGTGCAGCGGCATCTGTCGGTCCGAGATTCATTTTCCAGTTACCGGCTATCAAAAATTTTGTCATGATTCGATCTGTTCTTGAGTTAGAATATTCTGCAGACCCTGAATTACGGTATCGTACTCAGCACCTGCGTATCGTTTAATGATGGTTCCCTGGTCGTTTACAAGAAAACGGGTAGGAAGCTGTTGTATGTTATATTTTTCGA
Proteins encoded in this window:
- the trpC gene encoding indole-3-glycerol phosphate synthase TrpC, producing MASILDEIVHKTQHDLNRRKRDVSLKELESFAGFEKQRRSLVDALSVEGEVSIIAEVKKGSPSKGIIRQDFNPKKIAEQYISGGAAAISVLTDEPFFMGSPRYLAEIAEISPVPLLRKDFLVDPYQIKEAAAIGADAVLLIATICEGSQLSELLAATKEFGLEALVECYHEEEVDSLNWKEIDILGVNNRDLKTFTVDLHRGVELLKKAPESVIKVSESGLKTAADLAVLHNNGIDAALIGEQFMRQDNPGDALKKMIEETKKLTQI
- the trpD gene encoding anthranilate phosphoribosyltransferase produces the protein MFTTYLEKISAHENLTSAEASHALKMIVDGMVSDEEVAGFLVGMRMKGESLEELTAFVKVMREASTKVDVDTTGAVDLCGTGGDKSGTFNISTAAMFVVAGAGVPVLKHGNRSVSSKSGSYDVLETLGAVPHLQKAEVEKLFEETGMAFMFAPNFHPAMKYVMPARKSLKIRTFFNMLGPLLNPAGVQHQVIGAFSTEAAAMMIQILANLDTKSAFTLSAHDGLDEISLSSQTEIFELKSNLSGNSTTFDPGSLGYSKVEFRELLGGDADYNAEIIINIVKGNASQAQRNIVELNAAFAIHAAGAAGTLEEAVEMASESISSGSAANKLEQFINASMRLA
- a CDS encoding aminodeoxychorismate/anthranilate synthase component II, with amino-acid sequence MILIIDNYDSFTYNLVHIVAEVTDDYRVIRNDDMTVEEIRNLAPDKILISPGPGRPEDAGITESVIRELGKEIPILGVCLGHQAIGQVFGAKVVHAPSLMHGKTSVIEHDGLSVFETVDENFTATRYHSLSLDSDSIPGDHLTITARTPDGVIMGVRHREFPIEGIQFHPESILTTEGPKIVKNWLKLTYKKALT
- the trpS gene encoding tryptophan--tRNA ligase, which produces MTQKKTILSGIQPSGKLHIGNYFGAMRQHITMQDKGDAFYFLANYHSLTSVSDGKTLTDYTMDVILDYLALGLDPEKCTFFAQSDVPQTTELAWILGTLTPVSLMEKGVAYKDKVANGLNPNIGLFTYPILQAADILIYHSDIVPVGEDQKQNIEITRDLAGKLNRNYEQDLLKIPEELIVKSVATVPGVDGRKMSKSYGNTIDIFDEGKSLKKTVMSIQTDSTALEDPKNPETCNVFALIKLFADDDTIEEIAEKYRGGGYGYGHAKKELLGLIEEYYADARNRRKELAADPGYLHDVLREGGNKARERAEQVMEPIRSATGLYRSFNY
- the trpE gene encoding anthranilate synthase component I, which encodes MTFNTFKELAESYSAIPVSRRMLADILTPVSLFLTISNDAKYPFLFESVEGGERLARYSFLGKNPYQILRFDGESVTLQQKDNEPVLLNENYFDALERLTTQHSEPQIPELPRLTGGAVGFSSYDTIREVEHLPNPPENDVALPEAIWSFYDEVFAFDHVKQQVVLMKTVFVDEETDLEKAYESAQESLDRMEQSATAARPKSKPFHLDADKLSSNVERDRFHSMVKRAKEYIYEGDIFQVVLSQRFEVPFEGDRFTLYRALRMVNPSPYLFFLDFGDFSLVGSSPEVLVRVTESEVRLLPIAGTRPRGKSHEEDLQLEDDLKKDPKEIAEHIMLVDLGRNDLSRVCKSGTVKLERNQSIERFSHVMHIVSDVVGEIEPSKTSVHALKNCFPAGTVSGAPKIRAMQIIDELEPTKRGPYAGAVGYFDFSGNMDTCIAIRTMVVTGDSVYIQAGAGIVADSDPETEYQETKSKAGALVEALSLALEITK
- a CDS encoding acyl-CoA reductase, yielding MQFFDRSGGVMNLQIKQRINKLQDAIDRWLSPGNDHLREAIDRSVKEGFFSFPDIKYQIQALKKSIKRGELIRWAEQANHTEWISEKKKVLCLHAGNLPLVGVQDILAVALSGHHYIGKISRKDPYLPQTLLNSLKNDGLISGRWSVELPDLKGERADALLFSGSVHSVDDLLEKLSELDIADNKTPQLMRTAHFSIACIEDNSSETMHHLADAVFRYGGKGCRSVAMVVAPFSLNSSKCEFTDYVESFWLKNPQHEKPSGSLYYRYAYNKAAGIEQAWLDDFLIEETEHEPTEPFILHWVQGDRNKAAELANKYRQRLQTVYVTDPSAKIENAPVEPELMRDAQNPPIWWKPDGQDPLKWLIELK
- the purD gene encoding phosphoribosylamine--glycine ligase, translated to MEKINVLLIGSGGRESAIAWKLSRSELLDTLYIAPGNPGTEPYGTNISLDTDDFVTVEKKVKELGIELVIVGPEQPLVDGIEDTLSEKGIPVFGPSAAAAQLEGSKSFAKEFMKQYGIPTADYQTFEIDQFDKASEYIKQKNRYPVVLKADGLAGGKGVFICENQQEVEKRLSQLSEDENLKSAAATLVVEEFMEGEEASVFVISDGESFRVIHNAQDHKRIGEGDTGLNTGGMGAYAPAPLVTDSLKQRIDDEITRPTIEGMKASGHPYKGILYIGLMMTEDGPKVVEYNCRFGDPECQVILPPLKNDLLKLMISATRGEIDTEPELVIHSDYFCTVVLASGGYPGPYKKGLEISGADQMDDRALLFHAGTANKDGKLVTNGGRVLNVVGRGKTLKQAIDHAYTNVEKVTFKDCYYRRDIGKKGLKKLA
- the tpiA gene encoding triose-phosphate isomerase, encoding MTKFLIAGNWKMNLGPTDAAALAGELSKKWPSGSFSNDVVVSPTAISVPAVVDALKGTDIAVSVQNVHTEDSGAFTGEISTPMVKDAGCKYVIIGHSERREYFGETDELVASKAKKVIADGLRAIVCVGEKLEERKDGSQQKVVKKQLDGVLSAIDSSDSKNFVIAYEPVWAIGTGETASPEQAQEMHNYIRSVVADRWDETASKNVRILYGGSMKPANAEELLSQDDVDGGLIGGASLKADSFSELIEIAESLSK